In a genomic window of Streptomyces noursei ATCC 11455:
- a CDS encoding DUF2157 domain-containing protein → MDQHAHGDPHAGGDGLPEARAARSHGTIEPEHGATLSGLAERSAPETTGRRVPTPVALAVIAAICFGCYTIWMDHTNGAKGGQAALLGLIAAVVTGILGVTLVHFQSTMITETRALAYGALFGASMGWLYSLGGSTPSVLKSTGWGLVMFAVMFVVSLYIFRTHREREPHGLHRPHPPHASRLHLPHTAH, encoded by the coding sequence ATGGACCAGCACGCGCACGGCGACCCGCACGCCGGTGGGGACGGGCTGCCCGAGGCCCGCGCCGCCCGCTCCCACGGCACCATCGAACCGGAACACGGCGCGACGCTCTCCGGCCTTGCGGAACGGTCCGCTCCGGAGACGACGGGCCGCCGCGTCCCGACCCCCGTGGCGCTCGCGGTCATCGCGGCGATCTGCTTCGGCTGCTACACGATCTGGATGGACCACACCAACGGGGCCAAGGGCGGCCAGGCCGCGCTCCTCGGACTGATCGCGGCGGTGGTCACCGGAATACTGGGCGTGACGCTGGTGCACTTCCAGTCGACCATGATCACCGAGACCCGCGCCCTGGCCTACGGCGCGCTCTTCGGCGCCTCGATGGGGTGGCTCTACTCCCTCGGCGGCAGCACGCCCTCGGTCCTCAAATCGACGGGCTGGGGCCTGGTCATGTTCGCCGTGATGTTCGTCGTCTCGCTCTACATCTTCCGCACCCACCGCGAACGCGAGCCGCACGGCCTGCACCGCCCGCACCCCCCGCACGCGAGCCGGCTGCACCTGCCGCACACCGCGCACTGA
- the pfkB gene encoding 1-phosphofructokinase, with translation MILTVTPNPSLDRTYEIPALERGAVLRATGDRIDPGGKGVNVSRALAAAGHRTLAVLPLGGPAGAALAGLLTAEGIDVAGVPVAGQTRSNIAVAEPDGTLTKINAAGPELTAEESAALLTAVGERSAGADWIACCGSLPRGLAPEWYAELVARAHHMGARIALDTSGPALTAALRERPDIVKPNAEELAQAVGRPLTTVGDAVRAAEELRSRGARAVLASLGADGQLLVDGDGAHFASAPVAVVRSNVGAGDASLAGFLAAGGTGVPALAAAVAHGAAAVQLPGSLMPTPSDLAPERVTVTAEVPLGRALTEPVPDSPAPRPHRPHGGTARKGARDE, from the coding sequence ATCATCCTCACCGTCACCCCCAACCCCAGCCTGGACCGCACCTACGAGATCCCCGCGCTGGAGCGCGGTGCCGTGCTGCGGGCCACCGGCGACCGGATCGACCCCGGCGGCAAGGGCGTCAACGTCTCCCGCGCGCTCGCCGCCGCCGGCCACCGCACCCTCGCCGTCCTGCCGCTGGGCGGCCCTGCGGGCGCGGCGCTGGCCGGGTTGCTGACGGCCGAGGGCATCGACGTGGCGGGCGTCCCGGTGGCCGGGCAGACCCGCTCCAACATCGCCGTCGCCGAGCCCGACGGCACCCTCACGAAGATCAACGCGGCCGGCCCGGAACTGACCGCCGAGGAGTCCGCGGCGCTGCTGACCGCGGTCGGCGAGCGCTCCGCGGGCGCCGACTGGATCGCCTGCTGCGGCAGCCTGCCGCGCGGCCTGGCGCCCGAGTGGTACGCCGAACTCGTGGCCCGGGCCCACCACATGGGCGCCCGGATCGCGCTGGACACCTCCGGCCCGGCGCTGACCGCGGCGCTCCGCGAACGCCCCGACATCGTCAAACCCAACGCCGAGGAGCTGGCCCAGGCCGTCGGCCGCCCCCTGACGACCGTCGGCGACGCCGTCCGGGCCGCCGAGGAACTCCGCTCCCGGGGCGCCCGGGCCGTCCTGGCCTCCCTGGGCGCCGACGGGCAGCTCCTGGTCGACGGCGACGGCGCCCACTTCGCCAGCGCCCCGGTCGCCGTCGTGCGCAGCAACGTCGGGGCCGGGGACGCCTCGCTCGCCGGTTTCCTCGCCGCGGGCGGCACCGGCGTCCCGGCGCTGGCGGCGGCGGTGGCGCACGGCGCCGCGGCCGTGCAGCTGCCCGGCAGTCTGATGCCGACGCCGTCCGACCTGGCCCCCGAGCGGGTCACGGTGACCGCCGAGGTGCCGCTCGGCCGGGCCCTGACGGAGCCGGTGCCCGATTCCCCCGCACCCCGTCCCCACCGCCCGCACGGCGGTACCGCGCGCAAGGGAGCCCGCGATGAGTGA
- a CDS encoding NAD(P)-dependent oxidoreductase, translating to MNAAGNAAGAAARRNVAVLGLGDMGTALAAALLAAGHRVTVWNRTARKADGLVEQGARRAASPAEAIGASDVVIVCILDYADVAPLLSDDGADAALKGKVVVNVTNGSPAEARELAERVAGLGADYLDGGIMAVPEIIGAPQAVVLYSGAKDAFEAHREVLDAFAGSVYLGADPGLAPLNDLALLSGMYGMFGGFLHAAGLVRSAGGNVTAFTTELLIPWLRAMADSQLPAMAAQVDSGDYGATGSNLAMQVSHDAIGDVSRAQGVSTELFAPLWELMKRRVADGHGAESVGGVVELVHPREARA from the coding sequence GTGAATGCGGCCGGGAATGCGGCCGGTGCGGCGGCTCGGCGGAACGTCGCGGTCCTGGGCCTGGGAGACATGGGAACGGCCCTGGCGGCGGCGCTCCTCGCGGCCGGCCATCGGGTGACGGTGTGGAACCGCACGGCCCGTAAAGCCGACGGGCTGGTGGAGCAGGGCGCCCGCCGCGCGGCGTCCCCCGCCGAGGCGATCGGCGCGAGCGACGTGGTGATCGTCTGCATCCTGGACTACGCGGACGTCGCGCCGCTGCTCTCGGACGACGGGGCCGACGCGGCGCTGAAGGGCAAGGTCGTGGTCAATGTGACCAACGGCTCGCCGGCCGAGGCCCGGGAGCTGGCCGAGCGGGTCGCCGGGCTCGGCGCGGACTATCTCGACGGCGGCATCATGGCCGTGCCGGAAATCATCGGAGCGCCGCAGGCCGTTGTGCTCTACAGCGGTGCGAAGGACGCCTTCGAGGCGCATCGCGAGGTGCTCGACGCTTTCGCCGGCAGTGTGTATCTGGGCGCGGACCCGGGTCTGGCCCCGCTCAACGACCTTGCGCTGCTGAGCGGAATGTACGGCATGTTCGGCGGATTTCTGCACGCGGCCGGCCTGGTGCGCTCGGCCGGCGGAAACGTCACCGCATTCACCACCGAACTCCTGATTCCGTGGCTGCGGGCGATGGCCGACAGCCAATTGCCGGCGATGGCCGCACAGGTGGACTCGGGGGATTACGGCGCCACCGGCTCCAATCTCGCCATGCAGGTCTCGCACGACGCCATCGGCGACGTCAGCCGGGCGCAGGGCGTCAGCACGGAGCTGTTCGCCCCGCTGTGGGAGCTGATGAAGCGGCGGGTGGCGGACGGCCACGGCGCGGAGAGCGTCGGGGGCGTGGTGGAACTGGTGCACCCCCGGGAGGCGCGGGCCTGA
- a CDS encoding sigma-70 family RNA polymerase sigma factor, protein MATRAVARRQASTTGSGEANSVRAAGGDIADRDLVGMYLDEIARTPLLDAAKEVELSQTIEAGVYAQQILDGELTDGNAAGADRAELEALAAEGDRAKDVFIRSNLRLVVAVARRYPRSGLPLLDLIQEGNAGLVRAVEKFDYAKGFKFSTYATWWIRQAITRSIADQSRTIRLPVHLVEELGRIRRVQREFNRENGRDPEPEEVAGELGSTASRVTDVLDWARDPVSLNMSVDDDGDTQFGDLLEDTSAASPEQSVLTLLRSEELEDLIDRLDQRTASIIKARYGIDDGRERTLTEVGKQHGLTRERIRQIEKHALLELKRMARDTGFDAAA, encoded by the coding sequence ATGGCAACCCGTGCCGTCGCCCGTCGTCAGGCCAGCACCACCGGCTCTGGCGAGGCCAACAGCGTTCGCGCAGCAGGCGGAGACATCGCCGACCGCGACCTGGTCGGCATGTACCTCGACGAGATCGCGCGTACGCCGCTGCTCGACGCCGCCAAGGAGGTGGAGCTGTCCCAGACGATCGAGGCGGGTGTCTACGCCCAGCAGATCCTGGACGGCGAGCTCACCGACGGCAACGCCGCCGGCGCCGACCGCGCGGAGCTCGAAGCGCTGGCCGCCGAGGGCGACCGGGCCAAGGACGTCTTCATCCGGTCCAACCTCCGCCTGGTCGTCGCCGTGGCCCGTCGCTACCCGCGCTCCGGCCTCCCCCTGCTGGATCTGATCCAGGAGGGCAACGCCGGCCTGGTGCGCGCCGTCGAGAAGTTCGACTACGCCAAGGGCTTCAAGTTCTCGACGTACGCGACGTGGTGGATCCGCCAGGCCATCACCCGCTCCATCGCCGACCAGTCGCGCACGATCCGGCTCCCCGTCCACCTCGTCGAGGAGCTCGGCCGGATCCGCCGGGTGCAGCGCGAGTTCAACCGCGAGAACGGCCGCGACCCGGAGCCGGAGGAGGTCGCCGGCGAGCTGGGTTCCACCGCCTCCCGGGTCACCGACGTCCTGGACTGGGCCCGCGACCCGGTCAGTCTGAACATGTCGGTGGACGACGACGGCGACACCCAGTTCGGCGACCTGCTGGAGGACACCTCCGCCGCCTCGCCCGAGCAGTCCGTGCTCACGCTGCTGCGCAGCGAGGAGTTGGAGGATCTGATCGACCGCCTCGACCAGCGCACCGCCTCGATCATCAAGGCGCGCTACGGCATCGACGACGGCCGCGAGCGCACGCTGACGGAGGTCGGCAAGCAGCACGGCCTGACCCGCGAGCGGATCCGCCAGATCGAGAAGCACGCGCTGCTGGAGCTGAAGCGGATGGCGCGCGACACCGGATTCGACGCGGCGGCCTGA
- a CDS encoding DeoR/GlpR family DNA-binding transcription regulator: protein MYAPERQQEILRLAREGGRVDVLSLAEEFQVTAETVRRDLKALDRAGLLRRVHGGAIPAGRLDFEPDLAERDAVAADEKQRIARAALAELPGGDGRGSVILDAGTTAARLAAEIPLEAELTVVTHGLPVAARLADHPGLTLHLVGGRIRHRTRAAVDDWALRAYREINADVVFLATNGFSLDGGLTTPDLAEAAVKRALIAAARRVVLLADSAKFEQRHFARFGDLSDVDLLITDTGLRPEDALAIERAGTEVLRA from the coding sequence ATGTACGCACCCGAGCGCCAACAGGAGATCCTGCGGCTCGCCCGTGAGGGCGGGCGGGTCGATGTGCTCTCCCTGGCCGAGGAGTTCCAGGTCACCGCCGAGACCGTGCGGCGCGACCTGAAGGCGCTGGACCGCGCCGGCCTGCTGCGCCGGGTGCACGGCGGCGCCATCCCGGCCGGCCGGCTGGACTTCGAACCGGACCTCGCCGAGCGGGACGCGGTCGCCGCCGACGAGAAGCAGCGCATCGCCCGGGCCGCGCTCGCCGAGCTGCCCGGCGGCGACGGCCGCGGCAGCGTGATCCTCGACGCCGGCACCACCGCCGCCCGGCTCGCCGCCGAGATCCCGCTGGAGGCCGAGCTGACCGTGGTCACCCACGGCCTGCCGGTCGCCGCGCGGCTGGCCGACCACCCCGGCCTCACCCTCCACCTCGTCGGCGGCCGGATCCGGCACCGCACGCGGGCCGCCGTCGACGACTGGGCGCTGCGGGCCTACCGCGAGATCAACGCCGACGTGGTCTTCCTGGCGACCAACGGCTTCTCCCTCGACGGCGGGCTGACCACGCCCGACCTCGCCGAGGCCGCGGTGAAGCGGGCGCTGATCGCCGCCGCCCGCCGGGTGGTGCTGCTCGCCGACTCCGCCAAGTTCGAGCAGCGGCACTTCGCCCGCTTCGGCGATCTGTCGGACGTGGACCTGCTGATCACCGACACCGGGCTGCGCCCCGAGGACGCCCTCGCCATCGAACGCGCCGGTACCGAAGTGCTCCGCGCATGA
- a CDS encoding MFS transporter codes for MSETAAHVDPRRWKALIFIALAQLMVVLDSTIVNIALPSAQKALDISDANRQWVITAYALAFGGLLLFGGRIADLWGRRRTFVIGLIGFAVASALGGAAVNEGMLLGARALQGVFGALLAPSALSLLAVTFTEARERAKAFGIFGAIAGGGGAVGLILGGVLTEYMNWRWTFFVNIPFAVIAATGAALVIREPAEGRNPSRLDVPGVVLATLGLVSLVYGFTRAESDGWLAGVTLGLFAAAAVLLLTFVLVESKVAAPLLPLRVIAERNRAGVYASLGLAVIGMFGLFLFLTYYLQVVKGYTPVMTGLAFLPMVAGMITGSTQIGARLMTRVPPRLLMAPGFTVAALGMVVLSQIDLSTSYPALILPGFVLMGLGMGTAFMPAMSLATHGVQPRDAGVASAMVNTSQQVGGAIGTALLNTIAASATTAYATSHAAGARSADLLKLQSMVHGYTSAIWWAVGILALAAVIAFTLINTGRPGGGSPAASSEDGAGANAGAEDEAQIPVMVH; via the coding sequence TCCGCCCAGAAGGCCCTGGACATCAGCGACGCCAACCGCCAGTGGGTCATCACGGCCTACGCGTTGGCGTTCGGCGGACTGCTGCTCTTCGGTGGCCGGATCGCCGACCTCTGGGGCCGGCGCCGGACCTTCGTCATCGGCCTGATCGGCTTCGCGGTGGCCTCCGCGCTCGGCGGGGCAGCGGTCAACGAAGGGATGCTGCTGGGCGCGCGGGCGCTCCAGGGCGTCTTCGGTGCGCTGCTGGCGCCCTCCGCGCTGTCGCTGCTGGCGGTGACCTTCACGGAGGCCCGGGAGCGCGCCAAGGCGTTCGGCATCTTCGGTGCGATCGCCGGTGGCGGTGGCGCGGTCGGGCTGATCCTCGGCGGCGTGCTGACCGAGTACATGAACTGGCGCTGGACGTTCTTCGTCAACATCCCGTTCGCCGTGATCGCCGCGACCGGTGCGGCGCTGGTCATCCGCGAGCCCGCCGAGGGCCGCAACCCCTCCCGCCTGGACGTGCCCGGCGTCGTCCTGGCGACGCTCGGCCTGGTCTCGCTGGTCTACGGGTTCACCCGGGCCGAGTCCGACGGCTGGCTGGCCGGTGTGACCCTGGGGCTGTTCGCCGCGGCGGCCGTGCTGCTGCTGACGTTCGTCCTGGTCGAGTCCAAGGTGGCGGCGCCGCTGCTGCCGCTGCGGGTGATCGCCGAACGGAACCGCGCGGGCGTCTACGCGTCGCTGGGCCTGGCCGTGATCGGCATGTTCGGTCTCTTCCTGTTCCTGACCTACTACCTGCAGGTCGTGAAGGGATACACGCCGGTGATGACCGGTCTGGCCTTCCTTCCGATGGTCGCGGGCATGATCACCGGCTCCACGCAGATCGGCGCCCGGCTGATGACCCGCGTCCCGCCGCGGCTGCTGATGGCGCCCGGCTTCACGGTCGCCGCGCTCGGCATGGTGGTGCTGAGCCAGATCGACCTGAGCACGTCCTACCCGGCGCTGATCCTGCCCGGCTTCGTCCTGATGGGCCTGGGGATGGGTACGGCGTTCATGCCGGCCATGTCGCTGGCCACGCACGGGGTCCAGCCGCGGGACGCCGGCGTCGCCTCCGCGATGGTCAACACCTCGCAGCAGGTCGGCGGCGCGATCGGCACCGCCCTGCTGAACACCATCGCGGCCAGCGCCACCACCGCGTACGCGACCTCGCACGCGGCCGGCGCGCGCTCGGCGGACCTGCTCAAGCTCCAGTCGATGGTGCACGGCTACACCTCCGCCATCTGGTGGGCGGTGGGCATCCTGGCCCTGGCGGCGGTGATCGCCTTCACGCTCATCAACACCGGGCGACCGGGCGGCGGTTCGCCGGCGGCCTCGTCGGAGGACGGCGCGGGCGCGAACGCCGGCGCCGAGGACGAGGCGCAGATTCCGGTGATGGTGCACTGA
- a CDS encoding questin oxidase family protein produces MDTTSGTLDEALERLHATGPEFNGFLSNHGPMAVEALIRHGQARTVHRWLDDYATRLEEVPTARTPLTDANWQEALGDPRRVTDWTGYLTRQVAERPWREVLATWWPRLLPGIAGAATHPVIRVGHAVRTLLEQGEEAPRIAELAHALGYWAARHTTLPVSARPSGTLAPDDALAALPRVADRRTSVVAGLAQLPDTQGWPAAAASLRAPRNPDEAREQLTALVRAATHRYLDYGHGDAVLLVHAATAPNAVLRTLPALPRELWAPSLAAAWTASAALTSVYSPDEPLPTLTTGALTPEEVFERAAAHGDAHAIKLTDTALDVASWAADGDDRALRSALRSLELITPGED; encoded by the coding sequence ATGGATACGACGAGCGGCACACTCGACGAAGCCCTGGAACGTCTCCACGCCACCGGCCCCGAGTTCAACGGGTTCCTCAGCAACCACGGCCCGATGGCCGTGGAGGCCCTGATCCGGCACGGTCAGGCGCGCACCGTCCACCGCTGGCTCGACGACTACGCCACCCGCCTGGAGGAGGTGCCGACCGCACGGACGCCCCTCACCGACGCCAACTGGCAGGAGGCGCTGGGCGATCCGCGCCGGGTCACCGACTGGACCGGATACCTGACCCGCCAGGTCGCCGAACGCCCCTGGCGCGAGGTGCTCGCCACGTGGTGGCCCCGTCTGCTGCCCGGCATCGCGGGCGCCGCCACCCACCCGGTGATCCGGGTCGGACACGCCGTGCGCACCCTCCTGGAGCAAGGTGAAGAGGCGCCGCGGATCGCCGAGTTGGCGCACGCGCTCGGCTACTGGGCGGCCCGGCACACCACCCTGCCGGTGTCGGCGCGCCCCAGCGGCACCCTCGCGCCCGACGACGCGCTGGCCGCCCTCCCGCGCGTCGCCGACCGGCGGACGTCGGTCGTCGCCGGGCTGGCCCAGCTGCCCGACACGCAGGGATGGCCGGCCGCGGCCGCGTCGCTGCGCGCGCCGCGGAATCCCGACGAGGCTCGCGAACAGCTGACCGCACTGGTGCGGGCCGCCACCCACCGCTACCTCGACTACGGCCACGGCGACGCGGTCCTGCTGGTCCACGCGGCCACCGCCCCGAACGCCGTCCTGCGCACCCTCCCGGCACTCCCCCGCGAACTGTGGGCGCCCTCGCTCGCGGCGGCCTGGACGGCGAGCGCCGCACTCACCTCCGTCTACAGCCCCGACGAGCCGCTGCCGACGCTCACGACCGGGGCGCTCACCCCTGAGGAGGTCTTCGAACGGGCCGCGGCGCACGGCGACGCGCACGCGATCAAGCTGACCGACACCGCCCTCGACGTGGCCTCCTGGGCGGCGGACGGCGATGACCGCGCACTGCGGTCCGCGCTCCGCTCCCTGGAACTGATCACGCCGGGCGAGGACTGA
- a CDS encoding pyridoxamine 5'-phosphate oxidase family protein: MEAAVPEFAAVVRERFGAYRHHVLATLRTDGAPRLTGLEADFRRGELWLGMMTGSRKALDLRRDPRFALHANPGGGTDLAGGDVRVAGRAVEVTDPGLKARYAAAAKPPEPFHLFRARLTEVVRTSVEPPFMKLEIWRPDRPLRTLRRTSEDPELLEGPERPTTEGAGGFEGS, encoded by the coding sequence GTGGAGGCGGCGGTGCCGGAGTTCGCCGCGGTGGTGCGGGAGCGGTTCGGGGCGTATCGGCATCACGTCCTGGCCACGCTGCGCACGGACGGTGCGCCGCGGCTGACGGGCCTGGAGGCGGACTTCCGTCGAGGAGAGCTGTGGCTGGGCATGATGACGGGCTCGCGCAAGGCGCTCGACCTGCGTCGGGACCCCCGTTTCGCGCTGCACGCCAACCCCGGCGGCGGGACGGACCTGGCCGGCGGTGACGTGCGGGTCGCCGGGCGGGCGGTCGAGGTGACCGACCCCGGGCTGAAGGCGCGGTACGCGGCGGCGGCCAAGCCGCCGGAGCCGTTCCATCTCTTCCGGGCGCGGTTGACGGAGGTGGTGCGGACGTCCGTCGAGCCGCCGTTCATGAAGCTGGAGATCTGGCGGCCGGACCGACCGCTGCGGACGCTGCGGCGGACGTCGGAGGACCCGGAACTGCTGGAGGGTCCGGAACGGCCGACTACGGAGGGGGCCGGGGGCTTCGAGGGTTCGTAG
- a CDS encoding PTS fructose transporter subunit IIABC, which yields MSELISADLVDLDLSAATKDAAARSLAERMAAAGRVTDLEGFLADVAAREAQMPTGLDGGIGIPHCRSAHVTEPTLAFGRSAAGIDFGAADGPADLIFLIAAPTGGDADHLSILSSLARQLMDEAFTGALRSAAEPARAAALIRGEEPEPGASRPADVPEAELAAPELAAPEPAAPESAAPEPAPSAPFRIVAVTSCPTGIAHTYMAAESLAKAARAAGVELTVETQGSAGFQRLDPQLIAAADGVILAHDVEVRDRERFAGKPVVDVGVKAGINRPAELLAELREKAAHGGTADAPARPAAPAAPMDRGAEATDGFAIRLRTWLMTGVSYMVPFVAAGGLLIALAFAIGGYTVDKAPSVADHFVWAESASWAALLFQVGGTAFGFLVPVLAGFIAYGMADRPGLVPGFVGGAIALTVNAGFLGGLIAGLLAGAVVRAIQRLGVPPVLRGIMPVVVIPLVSSAVVGFLMFLVVGKPIAALQKALTGWLTGLSGANAVILGMLLGLMMCFDLGGPLNKVAYAFAVGGLADPNPGSLKVMAAVMAAGMVPPLAMALATTVRGRLFTRAERENGKAAWVLGASFITEGAIPFAAADPLRVIPSAMAGGAVTGGLSMAFGCTLRAPHGGVFVVPLIGQPLLYLLAVAAGTVVSAALVVLLKRFRARTARISDAETAAATGATHPEAGTHREVTTH from the coding sequence ATGAGTGAGTTGATCAGTGCGGACCTGGTCGATCTCGACCTGTCCGCCGCAACGAAGGACGCCGCCGCCCGCTCGCTGGCGGAACGGATGGCCGCCGCCGGTCGGGTCACCGACCTGGAGGGCTTCCTCGCCGACGTGGCCGCCCGCGAGGCCCAGATGCCCACCGGCCTGGACGGCGGCATCGGGATCCCGCACTGCCGCAGTGCGCATGTGACGGAGCCGACGCTGGCCTTCGGGCGCAGCGCGGCCGGCATCGACTTCGGCGCCGCGGACGGCCCGGCCGACCTGATCTTCCTGATCGCGGCCCCGACGGGCGGCGACGCGGACCACCTGTCGATCCTGTCGTCGCTCGCGCGGCAGTTGATGGACGAGGCGTTCACCGGCGCGCTGCGGTCGGCGGCCGAGCCGGCGCGTGCGGCGGCGCTCATCCGCGGCGAGGAACCGGAGCCGGGCGCCTCCCGGCCCGCGGACGTCCCCGAGGCCGAACTCGCGGCCCCCGAACTCGCGGCCCCCGAACCCGCGGCCCCCGAATCCGCGGCCCCCGAACCCGCACCGTCCGCCCCGTTCCGGATCGTCGCCGTCACCTCCTGCCCCACCGGCATCGCGCACACCTACATGGCCGCCGAGTCGCTGGCCAAGGCCGCACGGGCGGCCGGCGTCGAACTCACCGTGGAGACCCAGGGATCGGCCGGCTTCCAGCGCCTGGACCCGCAGCTGATCGCCGCCGCCGACGGCGTGATCCTCGCGCACGACGTCGAGGTGCGGGACCGGGAGCGGTTCGCCGGCAAGCCCGTCGTCGACGTCGGGGTGAAGGCCGGCATCAACCGCCCCGCCGAACTCCTCGCCGAACTGCGGGAGAAGGCCGCCCACGGCGGGACCGCCGACGCCCCGGCGCGCCCCGCCGCCCCCGCCGCCCCCATGGACCGGGGCGCCGAGGCCACCGACGGCTTCGCCATCCGGCTCCGTACCTGGCTGATGACCGGCGTCAGCTACATGGTGCCGTTCGTCGCCGCGGGCGGCCTGCTGATCGCCCTCGCCTTCGCGATCGGCGGCTACACCGTCGACAAGGCGCCGTCGGTCGCCGACCACTTCGTGTGGGCCGAGTCCGCCAGCTGGGCGGCGCTGCTCTTCCAGGTCGGCGGTACCGCCTTCGGCTTCCTCGTCCCGGTCCTGGCCGGCTTCATCGCCTACGGCATGGCGGACCGGCCCGGACTGGTCCCCGGCTTCGTCGGCGGCGCGATCGCACTCACCGTCAACGCCGGCTTCCTGGGCGGACTGATCGCCGGTCTGTTGGCCGGCGCGGTGGTACGGGCGATCCAGCGGCTCGGCGTGCCGCCGGTGCTGCGCGGCATCATGCCGGTCGTGGTGATCCCGCTGGTCTCCTCGGCGGTGGTCGGCTTCCTGATGTTCCTGGTGGTCGGCAAGCCGATCGCCGCCCTCCAGAAGGCCCTCACCGGCTGGCTGACCGGTCTCTCCGGCGCCAACGCCGTCATCCTCGGCATGCTGCTGGGCCTGATGATGTGCTTCGACCTGGGCGGTCCGCTCAACAAGGTCGCCTACGCCTTCGCGGTCGGCGGCCTGGCCGACCCCAACCCCGGCAGCCTGAAGGTGATGGCCGCGGTGATGGCGGCCGGCATGGTCCCACCGCTGGCGATGGCGCTGGCCACGACCGTGCGGGGCCGCCTCTTCACCCGCGCCGAGCGGGAGAACGGCAAGGCCGCCTGGGTGCTCGGCGCGTCCTTCATCACCGAGGGCGCCATTCCGTTCGCCGCCGCCGACCCGTTGCGGGTGATCCCCTCCGCGATGGCCGGCGGCGCGGTCACCGGCGGGCTGTCGATGGCCTTCGGCTGCACCCTCCGCGCCCCGCACGGCGGCGTCTTCGTCGTCCCGCTGATCGGCCAGCCGCTGCTGTACCTCCTGGCCGTCGCCGCCGGCACCGTCGTCAGCGCCGCCCTGGTCGTCCTCCTCAAGCGGTTCCGGGCCCGGACGGCGCGGATATCGGACGCGGAGACGGCGGCGGCGACCGGCGCCACGCACCCCGAGGCGGGTACGCACCGCGAGGTAACCACGCACTAA
- a CDS encoding MarR family winged helix-turn-helix transcriptional regulator, whose protein sequence is MSNEPATEPRWLDDEEQHAWQAYLHATTLLEDHLDRQLQRDAGMPHVYYGLLVQLSRAPRRRMRMTELAQNAKITRSRLSHAVARLEKNGWVRRENCPSDKRGQNAYLTDEGLRVLEKAAPGHVNAVRAAIFDRLTPEQIGQLDEICCMITDGLQPQGADLPWLR, encoded by the coding sequence ATGAGCAACGAACCCGCGACCGAGCCGCGCTGGCTCGACGACGAGGAGCAGCACGCCTGGCAGGCATACCTCCACGCCACCACGCTCCTGGAGGACCACCTCGACCGCCAGCTTCAGCGCGACGCCGGGATGCCGCACGTCTATTACGGCCTGCTCGTCCAGCTCTCCCGTGCACCGCGACGACGGATGCGGATGACCGAGCTGGCCCAGAACGCCAAGATCACCCGGTCCCGCCTCTCCCATGCCGTCGCCCGCCTGGAGAAGAACGGCTGGGTCCGGCGCGAGAACTGCCCGTCCGACAAGCGGGGCCAGAACGCCTACCTCACCGACGAGGGGCTGCGGGTCCTGGAGAAGGCCGCGCCCGGACACGTCAACGCCGTCCGGGCCGCGATCTTCGACCGCCTCACCCCGGAGCAGATCGGGCAACTCGACGAGATCTGCTGCATGATCACCGACGGCCTCCAACCGCAGGGCGCCGACCTCCCCTGGCTCCGCTGA